A segment of the Hyperolius riggenbachi isolate aHypRig1 chromosome 8, aHypRig1.pri, whole genome shotgun sequence genome:
tccgacaccggcaggcgagcagggctacggcaagatggctgccgaagccctgtactggagactatttgtgtctctagtacagggcttcgggcgccatcttgccgtagccctgtcagcgcgggagacaagAGCAggaggaaatgtttgcccgcattgcgtttattttctggtgaaatgtgtgttcgcattgcgtttattttctggtgaaatgtttgcctgcattgcgtttattttctggtggaatgtttgcccgcattgcgtttattttctggtgaaatgtttgtccgcgttgcgtttattttctggtgaaatgtttgcccgcgttgcgtttattttctggggaaatgtttgcccgcattgcgtttattttctggtgaaatgtttgtccgcgttgcgtttattttctggtgaaatgtttgtccgagttgcgtttattttctggtgaaatgtttgtccgcgttgcgtttattttctggtgaaatgtttgcccgcgttgcgtttattttctggtgaaatgtttgcccgcgttgcgtttattttctggtgaaatgtttgcccgcattgcgtttatcttgtactgacatgttgcccgcattgcgtttattttgtactgacatgtttgcccgcattgtgtttattttgtactgacatgtttgcccgcattgcatttattttgcactaacatgttgcccgcattgtgtttattttgtactgacatgtttgcccgcattgcatttattttgcactaacatgttgcccgcattgcgtttatcttgtactgacatgttgcccgcattgcgtttattttgtactgacatgtttgcccgcattgcgtttattttgtactgacatgtttgcccgcattgcatttattttgcactaacatgttgcccgcattgtgtttattttgtactgacatgttgcccgcattgcatttattttgcactaacatgttgcccgcattgtgtttattttgtactgacatattgcccgcattgcgtttattttgtactgtcatgtttgcccgcattgcgtttattttgtactgacatgtttgcccgcattgcgtttattttgtactgacatgtttgcccgcattgcgtttattttgtactgacatgttgcccgcattgcgtttattttatactgacatgttgcccgcattgcgtttattttgtgctgacatgttgcccattgcgtttattttctggtgtccggggtaactgttactgcatttattatttaatggtcatagatggctatgtttgctgctttgtggttacggtatactattagcatcacacagtttctgcacacccatgatgcgaagtctcgtttgaccacatcatggcgtaaacactgctttcttatgcctcgctgttacatcattaagttagctccgcccatacaatgtcatggccacgcccacacccCCAGTATTCGTCACTGCACGCTCCTCAGTCCCCCACACTTTTCACCGCTGCGCGCTGcgtgcgccgccccccccccccccccgatctggtcactctactttattacttttcatgacagccccATGGTGCATATGGAGAACATAGTGATagttagtgttgatcgaacagtgttcgacaaacttcctgtataaacaggaagttgcgacagacactagagcgaggacagtggcggctccaggaattttttttagggggtgctatgcaggtgctggaccaatttccggggtagcTGAAGACCTGTGGCACGCTtcgcgtgggcgtggtcatgactggatgagggcagagctaactgtaatttaaagtgaacccagggtgagagtgatatggaggctgccatatttatttccttttaaacaattgttgcctggcagccctgctgatctatttggctgcagtagtgaactgaattacaccagaaacaagcatacagctaatcttgtcagttctgacaatattgtcagaaacccctgacctgctgcatgcttgttcagggtatatggttgaaagaattagaggcagaggaccagcacggcagccaggcagctggtattgcttaaaaggagataaatatggcagcctcaatattattctcaccccgggttccctttaaaagtgcaacgcaaagacagagggcccaagattTGGTGAACCTTTCccgagaaaattcacataattgtgcaggttttctcaaaacaaaaaacacgttcaataatttggcagatttgaccccaatatgcacaatcggtagcagatatgaccccaatatgcacaatcggtagcagatatgaccccaatatgcacaatcggtagcagatatgaccccattatgcataatcggtagcagatatgaccccaatatgcacaatcggtagcagatatgaccccaatatgcacaatcctcagcagatctgaccacaatatgcacaatcttcaGCAGATctaaccacaatatgcacaatcctcaccaGATctaaccacaatatgcacaatcctcagcagttctgaccttaatatgcacaatcctcagcagttctgaccacaatatgcacactcctcagcagttctgaccacaatatgcacaatcctcagcagttctgaccacaatatatGCACCACCTGTTGAaacagaaaaacccatttactcacctacagtcagaagacctTCTGTCCCGACCtcttcctgtcccgacctccttgtggcgcgcagttcccatgatcctcttccttcccgacgtcacgtgacttcctgcctgcatgttgagagcagggctacgggaaaatggccgcccaaagccctgcactgcagactcgaagtctgcagagcagggctttcgGAAGCCATCttaccatagccctgctctgctgctttggtctgctgctgtgaactgactcggcgtctcttagacgcctgaagtcagttcacgtcagggggtgctttgggggtgcttggacaattctagggggtgcttgagcacccaaaagcacccccctggcaccgccccTGAGCAAGGAGTATCCGCGGTGGAACGCATggaaaggtatgtatctgcccgctgctgcccacacaccaatttaagctggaggggagagccccgaggtgagggagggggggggggagatcgtcccccctcctgctgactgtggccatggcttttttcttcatgctgcgtcccctccagcaggcatgctcgggtctccattgactttaattaggCTCTGTGTTTGGCCAAATATcccgaacatctggaccatgttcggccgagccgacgcgagcccgaatatctgggtgttcgatcaacactagtgatagtaacaaaggtagaaatagaAGAATTATACAAGCATGCCAggtatttcaaatatttaaacGATAGGAGGAggtcctgcccttgcgagcttacaacctAGAGGTCACCACTATACCTACAAAAAACctttgccatatttttttttaaaaatgtcatAGTTCAAAATAAATGTGGTCTCCGCTATGAACACCTTGACTATATTGGGTGCATACGGGCCCCATCGCCATCGGGACTTCCTGGACCTGTAAGATTTAATCATCTTGCAGCCAGAAATAATtcgattttaaaggacaaccaaggtgacgcgatatgatgagatagacatgtgtatgtatagtgctaaacacacaaataactaggctgagttcctcttttctttctctgcctaaggggcccgttcacactaggggcgtttcctgccttttttcaagcacaggcgattttttAAAACGccctcaaaacgcttgtgcaatgattccctatgagagagctcacagctgagcggttcgtttgcgatccgccccagcaaagtggtgcctgtatcATTTTGGGGGCATTTTTGCTattatggaaggtataggaaaaacgcaagatgctcataaaatcgctttatgcagcgattgcatttttaagaataaatatattgtatttattcttttccgggtcaaagagttcacttcctaaattgcgccagggagtgaattacaaaactgctctgaaaaagtgcttagaaaagcgcttatttcaaaaacgcagcatgcagtggaGCGTCGGGAGGGGAAAAGAAAACagtgcacaaaaacgcaaaacgcttgcatttgcgttttcatttttaggtgtgaatgggccctgaaagagttaaatatcaagtatgcaagtgacagtttctatctgggtcggactaagtcagactatagcgtaaccctcactgataagtaattagagccataaaatactttcctgtcagtaaatggcttcctggagcaggaaagagataaaaaagggtcaataattcatatattttagctctggcatactccaaagaaggtgtcattgagcagagacaataaaacagtaaaaactagatttaaatattaaataaaactatgggatatcttaaaaaaaggtcatttttaggagaaagaggatagatacaattgtttttctcatcagtttattttcacctcagatgaccttttaaacaaaattaaaacTGTGATGGAAATTAGGTCACCACTACTTCCATCAACTACATCAAATGCCTTCCTAACTGCAGCTAGCCCTTCATGATGTGGAATGTGAGTATACAAACTGACCACATCTACGCTCACTAAAAATATCACAACAGTGACTGTTAGTTCATCGAGGTGATTCAAAAAATTTGTAGTGTCCTTGAGACATCTTGGATTAGATCTTACCACCGGCTGCAGTACTGAAGATCCCTGATGGTTCCAATAGGGAGTTCATTGCAGACAAGATAGGTCTCCATGGGAGTGGGATAAGCCTTTGTGAACTTTAGGGAGTGTATACACTACTGGTATTCTTATAGTTCTCTTTTTTCaaagaaaacagaggcgccagtagagtaAAAAAAGAACCGTATTAAAATCGATAAAACacggggggcaagggtggacttacctccccaattattcaaacacaaccactgtgatcAAATGTATGAAAAGcatttaatctgtactccaatgctctgtttgtttgtttttggagtacagattaaatgCTTTTCATACATTTgatcacagtggttgtgtttgaataattagggaggtaagtccacccttgccccccgtGTTTTATCGATTTTAATACGGTTCTTTTTTtactctactggcgcctctgttttcttattacatattgttatccacctggtggatgggtgtggacacccacTCTTTTtttcctactacagagagcgactttttaacctgagtggggacagggtcAATATCCCCATATGtgcttatagtggttgcctgattctcggcaacccatgtttgtgagtatatctctcaTTATTTACTTTACCGTttttatcaccaataatacactattgggggctcccgtctCATTTTTTGTCTCCTTACATATCTTTTTTCAAAGAAGCCACCAGTTAACATatagggctggtttacacggaCGTCTGTCGGCGTTTTTTTCTGTCGTTTAAGCACTGCGTTTCAACCGCTCCCAATGTTTTTCTATGGGAGCGTTTTTGCAATCTCATTTGTCAGCATTAGCGGTTGATAGCGGTCTCTGAGAGACATGGCATGCGGCTTCTGGTGGCGGCTGCGTTCAGCAAACGACAGTAGCAACCACTCGAAGTCGCCGCCGACAGTGCGCAAACGCTTTGGTTGTCTGTAGTAGTCATCCTGGAGGTATGCGCTGGACAGGAAATGGACTATAATTCATAGGGAAGGGAGTAGACAGGAAATAGACCACAATCCTCTGGGATAAAGAAGGAGAGATGGGTGGCGACAAACACAGTCCTGGAGCCCATATCGAATCAAAACACGCAATTCCTGGGAAAAACTACCAGAGCTtaaagacaatgggcctgattcacaaagcggtgctaacagttagcacgcgggtgaaaagccctttatcatgcctaaactttaggcatggtaagtttaggcgtgataagtttaggcatgataagtttaagcaccaactgggttagcactgcagtgcacagctgatcaaaagttttgcgctagcaaagtctggtgcacttcgcatagagtttaatggtgctgttttgcatgcgggactttgcgcgcgatctaaacttatctaaacttatcatgcctaaacttatcacacctaaacttatcatgcctaaacttatcacgcctaaactggcttttcaccagcatggtgcaatggttatcacgcctaaagtctctaactgggttagcaccgttttgtgaatcgagcccaatatgtCTCTATCACCCGGGAGTACAGGAAGTACAAAGCTGTGACCAATTTCCTCTTCCTTGGACAGTATAGTACCGCCCCTTTTATGACTACTTCCTCTTTAAGAGGCGTCTAAGCGATCAAATGCTTTCAAACGCGAACGCTTTCCGGACTCTAACAACCGCTAACAAATGATTTGACCAAACAACATGTCGATTTCTGTAGCTCAGTGATTAGCGGTTAAAAGCTCAtaaatgcagatgacacacagacGTCCGTATGAACAGGCCCATAATAATCCCCTCATCAACAGCCCTAATCAGTAAccagggacggatttaccataaggcactgcaggcacatgcctacaggggcctgatgatggaaaggcgtctcacttcCCTCCCAGAgtggctccctccctccttccctatatagAGTcctgagtgtaaatgagaggttactcacctggctctcggcattccactgatgagatttcccttcagaggcacctctagctacttaatactgagggtacctctggccagggccggcccgctcatgaggcggggtgaaacttttgcctcaggcggcaaatttctaggggcggcatccgcccatcggtgggtgcggggagccggccgcccagctggaggggtagcgggcaggacgggggtatttggcctagcggcggggaggggggtcggaccccccccctccctcgcctgggtccctcgtcctccgctcccctccagccttaaatagataagaagcgcaactcgtaaaaggcagtgggcggggaggactcacctcttcctcgctcgatccagcgtgcgctccactgacgtcacttcctgcaacgccgcccactgtattgtaagtggacggcgctgcaggaagggacgtcagtggagcgcacgctggatcgagcgaggaagaggtgagtcctccccacccactgcctcttacgagttgcgcttcttatctatttaaggctggaggggagcggaggatgggggacccaggcgagggagggagggtccgaccccctccccgccgctaggcccaatacccccgccctgcccgctacccctccagctgggcggcggcGGTCCCCCCCACGGGGAGGTGGCGgcagcaatcattttttcctcaggcgggaaaaagtctagggcctgccctgcctctggctacctaatactaaggggcacctgtagctacctgcaCCGAGCAGGCAAAGTAGGGGAgatgtgacagctgggccagccagcacacttgtagcGCGGCTCAGCatgggtttgtaggtccatggagggcaaagtcaaaggtgccaggacatctgtgcctataggctcctgtaatgtgAATCGGGACCTGCCAGTAACACCTCTATCTCCTCTTTAATCTGAAGGGTTGCAGCACTGAGACTCTgtattgcttcagactctcttcccCACCAACAGCGCACTCATGGCATTCTTTTAGAGGCTGCTCTTCAATACAACACATGACAAAGaccatgcccgtttctagggccatgCAGTGCGTGCCGCCGCcctgggcgctgttgggaggagggcgctgtaatggagggtggagccggagccgcggggagggcagcccgacctctccctccctctcccgggtcgccctccgtgctcccccctcagatgcatagtGAGCAgtcaggaagcgctgtatacaacatacctccctggctccaagcgccgctctctcgccgccgggctCCTCTCTGCCTACGCGCTGATACacgcgctgcttcctgtttagccggaagcagcgtgtgtatcagcgtgtaggcagataggagaagaccggcggcgagagagcggcgctttgagccagggaggtatgtttccTGACTGTTCactatgcatctgaggggggagcacggagggcagcccgggagagggagggagaggtcgggctgccctccccgcggctccggctccgccCTCcactatgggggacagctacctatctaacctatcctggggggcacctacctaatctaacctacgctggggggcagctacctaatctaacctaccctggggggcagctacctatctaacctatcctggggggcacctacctaatctaacctacgctggggggcacctacctaatctaacctacgctggggggcagctacctaatctaacctatactggggggcacttacctaatctaacatacactgggggcacctacctaatctaacctacactggggggcagctacctatctaacctacactgggggggcagctacctatctaacctacactggggggcacctacctaatctaacctacactggggggcagctacctatctaacctacactgggggtcagctacttatctaacctacactggggggcacctacctaatctaacctatgctggggggtagctacctaattaacccacactggggggcacctacctaatctaacctacactggggggcagctacctaatctaacctacactggggggcagctacctatctaacctacactggggggcagctacctatctaacctatactggtgggcagctacctaatctaacctacgctggggggcagctacctatctaacctacactggggggcagctaactatctaacctatactgggggacacctacctaatctaacctacactgggggccagctacctatctaacctacactggggggcagctacctatctaacctatactggggggggcagctacctaatctaacctatactggggggcagctacctatctaacctatactggggggcacctacctaacttatactgggggggggggggcagctacctaatctaacctatactggggggcacctacctatctaacctatactgggggggcagctacctaatctaacctatactggggggcacctacctatctaacctatactgaggggcacctacctatctaacctatactgggggtcagctacctatctaacctatactggggggaggggcagctacttatctaacctatactgggggcacttatctaacctgtattgggggcacctacctacctagctagcctatgcaggtggcaactatactggctacctatattggagacacctacctaaataacttatactgggggcacctacctatctaacctatgctgggggcaactattctggctacctatattagaggcacccaactagctaacctgtactggggcacctacctatctaacttataccgggggcgcctgcctatctaacctatactgggggcaactatactggctacctatactggaggcacctacctggctaacctatagcgggggcaactatactggctcacctatgcctagctacctatactggggtacctattcttggctacctatactggggggacctatactaagtgcaactagacctggctaacctatactgcgggcacccataccttgctcgggggggggggggggggggggggcgcaatttttacaccctcgccctgggtgcattttagcctagaaactgcactgacaaAGACATAATGGTTATCTTTCAAAACGTTGCTGCATGTTATCTTACACATCACTGAATTCAGTTTTGAAGAAGTGTGACTCAGTTTGCACTCAAGCACGTAGCTAATTTTGGAGGTCTTCTGGTGGGAGTGCGCTATAGCCTGCAGAGATCACAACCATCTACCAGGAGGAAGCTTGCAGTTCTCTCTTTGCTAGTTGCCTGCAGTGTTGCTCGGAGAACTGATGCAATGAACAGGTAAGTTGCCATTTTATGACTTCTGATACatatttaaagaacaactatcaaataaactgtttttctgtttaccttgcatacctatagagcttttagccagcaacactagaaagcttttcagaggtctcccagcacagcctgtgtgaaaaaaatgctttgtttatcagctgtttgtaacaattttgttttggcattagagggagggtaggcagagctgaactgtaacctgactgtaaactgtttactttatactgctgacagagagagacacacacagaaagGAACATAGAGCGTCAGTTGattattatttacacacatttaaagctatatttctgcttcctatcattctgaacagattccagtcacagtttTAGAGCCAGTGaatattgtttctgtatgctggatgtgctggacacagacctccatagtaatgcccacagtgaaaacagtTTTCTGTAAATTTCATTTTCTTCATATAATcatgaaaagattaaaaaaaaacctttgtactGCTATTTGTTAGTACTGTAAGTATtggaaatatacagtatgtggcatttagaattgcagttaactttgatagttgtcctttaatgctagAACAGCATAGATacatgtttttaaacgttttaatttAAGTTGAAGTTGTAATTTAAGTATAAGATTCtgactgttcctttttttttataagctcacTAATGCTTGCGATGGCAAACTCTTCTGGGAATTTTATTGGTTGTCAGCCGTCATCCTATGGCTTCTTGCGCTTCTTCTTGAGTGTTTCCTTCTCCATTGGCTTTGTGCTAAACTGCATCAGTTTATGGATATTTTGGTTTAAGATCAAGCAATGGAACTCAACAGTAGTTCTCCAGTTCAACTTGGCCATCTCTGATGCCCTCATCACCCCTACGATTCCTCTGATTATTATATTCTCCCTGACTGACCATTGGACCTTTGGAGTGTTCTCCTGCCAGCTCACAGTCTTCTTACTCAGCACTCACTTGTATGGAAGCATCTACTTCCTCACGTTAATCAGTATCCACCGGTATGTATCTGTGGCCCACAATGTCAAAAGAAAAGCTTTGACTGCAAAAGCATTCATCGTGAAACTTTGTCTCGGTGTGTGGGGCATTCTTATGTGCCTAGGCCTTCCCTTTTTCTTTGTCCTCAAAACTTCTGAAGTCAACGGAGCCACAAAATGTCTCAACTTCTTTCAAGCTGAACAAGCAGGACTATTTTTTGTCCTCAATAGTGTCATCCTCTTCTTCGGGGCCCTTATTCCCTTCTCTATAACTATAGTCTGCTACAGTCTACTAATTAGATATATCGTCAAACTCAATCCAATGACCACCCTCAGCAAAGCCATGGTGTCCAAGTCAGTGCAGACTATCCTCATCTCCTTGATAATATTCATAGTTTGCTACATTCCCTATCATCTCTCCAGAACTGTGGGTGTCACCATCATGCTGTTCTACCCTTCCTCGTGCTCTTGGCTGGAAGGCGCAGAACTTGCCAACTTCATCACTTGGGTGATGTCAGGAACAAATTGTTGTTTGGATCCTATACTGTATTGTTATACCACAGATACATTTAAAAGTACTTTCACTAACTTGTGTATCTTTCTAAGAAGAAAAAGTCATAGGAACGCCGTGGACTTGACTCATGATGATGAAGCAGAGGAACCTGAAGGTGATCAGGACCCCATTCCTCCCCTAGCTACAAACACTACAGATGCCGGATTGCGTGACTAAAACATACATCTGAATAATATTGTTTGCTTGCCTGGAGGCTACTGTTCACCATTCGTGATTATATCAGGTTTGGACTATCTATCTGAACCAATGCTAGCACTAGCTTTGTAGTGCTCAAAGTAGACAGATATGGAAACGTTGGATTCCTACTGTCCTGCCAACCATTTGGCGAAAGCCAACCAATAGAGTTTGCTCTTGATTTCAACAGATTCC
Coding sequences within it:
- the LOC137527458 gene encoding P2Y purinoceptor 4-like, which gives rise to MANSSGNFIGCQPSSYGFLRFFLSVSFSIGFVLNCISLWIFWFKIKQWNSTVVLQFNLAISDALITPTIPLIIIFSLTDHWTFGVFSCQLTVFLLSTHLYGSIYFLTLISIHRYVSVAHNVKRKALTAKAFIVKLCLGVWGILMCLGLPFFFVLKTSEVNGATKCLNFFQAEQAGLFFVLNSVILFFGALIPFSITIVCYSLLIRYIVKLNPMTTLSKAMVSKSVQTILISLIIFIVCYIPYHLSRTVGVTIMLFYPSSCSWLEGAELANFITWVMSGTNCCLDPILYCYTTDTFKSTFTNLCIFLRRKSHRNAVDLTHDDEAEEPEGDQDPIPPLATNTTDAGLRD